Proteins found in one Exiguobacterium sp. 9-2 genomic segment:
- a CDS encoding dihydrolipoamide acetyltransferase family protein has product MKTETLTMPQLGESVTEGTISMWLVKPGDTVKKYDPIAEVITDKVTAEVPSSFDGVIEKLLAEEGDTLQVGDAIVTMQVNGGSTEVAATEQEVPAVEETTTADTSMKKRYSPAVLKLSGEHGIDLEQVTGTGAGGRITRKDLLKLIESGAIPTPQTTEPKPEAKTAPVAPPTEAPSAPKRPVSAPQATETGDIEIPTAGVRQAIASNMVRAKHEAPHAWLMIEVDVTNLVEARNRHKDAFFKQEGVKLTFLPFFMKATVEGLKKHPIMNSTWAGDKIIQKKAINLSLAVATQDALFVPVVKNADELSIKGIARAIDDFGKRAQAGTLSSAEMQGGTFTVNNTGSFGSIQSAPILNFPQAAILSVESIVKRPVWVNGMFAARDMVNLCMSIDHRVLDGLVAGQFLQTVKQALESIDPNQLSLY; this is encoded by the coding sequence ATGAAGACTGAAACACTTACGATGCCACAACTCGGGGAAAGCGTTACTGAAGGAACGATTTCGATGTGGCTGGTCAAACCAGGTGACACTGTCAAAAAATATGATCCGATTGCAGAAGTCATTACTGATAAAGTAACGGCAGAAGTCCCATCTTCGTTTGATGGTGTGATCGAAAAACTTCTTGCAGAAGAAGGCGATACGTTGCAAGTCGGTGACGCAATCGTCACGATGCAAGTCAACGGGGGATCAACGGAAGTTGCTGCGACTGAACAAGAAGTACCGGCTGTCGAAGAGACAACGACGGCTGATACTTCGATGAAAAAGCGCTATTCACCAGCAGTCTTGAAACTATCGGGTGAGCATGGCATCGATCTCGAACAAGTGACGGGTACAGGAGCCGGCGGGCGGATTACTCGGAAAGATTTGTTGAAACTGATTGAGTCCGGTGCTATTCCTACACCACAAACAACTGAACCAAAACCGGAAGCGAAAACGGCTCCGGTAGCGCCTCCAACAGAAGCACCATCCGCACCAAAACGTCCGGTCAGTGCACCACAAGCGACGGAAACGGGCGACATCGAGATTCCGACTGCCGGTGTGCGTCAAGCAATCGCTTCGAACATGGTACGTGCGAAACACGAAGCGCCACATGCCTGGTTGATGATCGAAGTCGATGTCACGAACTTGGTCGAAGCACGTAATCGTCATAAAGATGCGTTCTTCAAACAAGAAGGGGTCAAATTGACGTTCTTACCATTCTTCATGAAGGCGACGGTCGAAGGATTGAAGAAACATCCGATCATGAACTCGACATGGGCGGGAGATAAGATCATTCAAAAGAAAGCGATCAATCTATCACTTGCTGTTGCAACGCAGGACGCTCTGTTCGTACCAGTCGTCAAGAATGCGGATGAACTAAGCATCAAGGGGATCGCACGCGCGATTGATGACTTCGGGAAACGGGCACAAGCCGGCACGTTGTCGTCTGCAGAGATGCAGGGCGGGACGTTTACGGTCAACAATACGGGCTCATTCGGTTCAATCCAATCAGCACCGATCCTTAACTTCCCGCAGGCGGCGATTCTATCCGTTGAATCAATCGTCAAACGTCCAGTTTGGGTGAACGGCATGTTCGCAGCACGCGACATGGTCAACCTCTGTATGTCGATCGATCACCGGGTGCTCGACGGACTCGTCGCCGGACAGTTCCTACAAACTGTCAAACAAGCGCTCGAATCCATCGATCCAAACCAACTTTCCTTATACTGA
- the trpE gene encoding anthranilate synthase component I, producing the protein MVQTDTLIIEQLELNGDEMTPIMIFQQLSGTQKCLLESSAHTDHGRYSIIGVDPVEMIRAEGRTVTREQLKTGRLTQETGDPVRLMQHLILREGVEEDLPFLAGGIGYVGYDMMRAYETLGAIPERTRQLPDALLAVYDQIILFDHLEHRVHLIQTSLGGITDRDELRQRLVDRKAQLEQSRERTDIERPLRDVVYEPLMDQETFEGLVEQAKRHIRQGDVFQLVLSQRLDATFTGDPFQFYRKLRKDNPSPYLFYIDLGEAIVLGASPESLVQVKGNRVTTNPIAGTRRRGKTTEEDERLAEELLHDEKERAEHRMLVDLGRNDLGRICQIGTVEVTRFMQIERFKNVMHLVSVVEGTLADGKTGADALVSCLPAGTVTGAPKIRAMQLIDQYEQVKREVYAGAVGYFDIRGNMDFALAIRTMVIKDGVASVQAGAGIVYDSIPRLEYQETLHKAKSLLEVWK; encoded by the coding sequence ATGGTTCAGACAGACACACTTATCATTGAACAACTTGAACTAAACGGCGACGAGATGACGCCGATCATGATTTTCCAACAACTGAGTGGAACACAGAAATGTTTACTTGAAAGCTCCGCCCATACGGATCATGGACGGTATTCGATCATCGGTGTCGATCCGGTGGAAATGATCCGCGCAGAAGGACGAACCGTGACACGGGAACAGTTGAAGACAGGTCGATTGACACAAGAAACAGGTGATCCAGTACGACTGATGCAACATTTGATCCTCCGGGAGGGCGTAGAAGAAGATCTTCCGTTTTTAGCAGGCGGGATCGGATATGTCGGTTACGATATGATGCGGGCGTATGAGACACTCGGAGCGATTCCGGAACGAACGCGCCAACTACCGGACGCGCTACTCGCCGTCTACGACCAAATCATCCTGTTTGATCATCTCGAACATCGTGTTCATTTAATTCAAACGTCACTTGGTGGCATCACCGATCGTGATGAATTACGTCAACGTCTAGTAGATCGGAAAGCGCAACTCGAACAATCGCGAGAGCGAACAGACATCGAGCGTCCACTCCGGGATGTCGTTTATGAACCGTTGATGGATCAAGAGACGTTTGAAGGACTCGTCGAACAAGCGAAGAGACATATTCGGCAAGGCGACGTCTTCCAACTGGTTCTTTCGCAACGACTCGATGCGACGTTTACGGGTGACCCGTTCCAATTTTACCGAAAACTCCGTAAGGATAATCCGAGTCCCTATCTCTTTTATATCGACTTAGGCGAAGCAATCGTACTTGGGGCCTCCCCGGAAAGTTTGGTCCAAGTCAAAGGGAATCGAGTGACGACGAATCCGATTGCCGGCACACGTCGCCGGGGGAAGACGACAGAGGAAGATGAACGGCTAGCAGAAGAGTTGCTTCACGATGAGAAGGAACGGGCCGAGCACCGGATGCTCGTCGATCTTGGACGCAACGACTTAGGACGGATTTGTCAGATTGGTACCGTCGAAGTGACACGCTTCATGCAAATCGAACGATTCAAGAACGTCATGCACCTCGTCTCCGTCGTTGAAGGGACGTTAGCAGACGGGAAGACTGGAGCAGACGCACTTGTCTCTTGTCTACCGGCTGGGACGGTCACAGGAGCTCCGAAAATTCGAGCGATGCAGTTGATTGACCAGTACGAACAGGTCAAACGAGAAGTATACGCTGGAGCTGTTGGCTATTTCGACATTCGGGGGAATATGGATTTTGCTCTCGCTATCCGGACGATGGTCATCAAGGATGGTGTCGCTTCTGTTCAAGCAGGGGCTGGTATCGTCTACGACTCGATTCCACGCCTTGAGTACCAGGAGACGTTACACAAAGCGAAATCACTACTGGAGGTTTGGAAATGA
- a CDS encoding anthranilate synthase component II: MIVLIDNYDSFTYNLYQYASVYTAVHVIRNDAVSIEELREMKPDGIILSPGPGRPADAGICIDLISQLSGQVPILGVCLGHQAIGEAFGGRIVEAPVIMHGKTSMIRQSGQLFDEMTEMLEVMRYHSLIVARNDLPTELVITAETEDRTIMALEHKTHPTFGIQFHPESVGTPQGQQMIKRFIELTKE, encoded by the coding sequence ATGATTGTCCTGATTGATAACTATGATTCCTTTACCTATAACCTATATCAATACGCATCGGTTTATACGGCCGTCCACGTCATTCGAAACGATGCGGTTAGCATCGAAGAGCTCCGCGAGATGAAACCGGACGGTATCATCCTCTCACCCGGTCCCGGTCGCCCGGCTGACGCTGGCATCTGCATCGATCTGATTAGTCAATTATCGGGGCAAGTACCGATTCTCGGTGTCTGCCTCGGACATCAGGCAATCGGCGAAGCATTCGGAGGACGCATCGTTGAAGCGCCGGTCATCATGCACGGGAAGACATCAATGATTCGACAATCGGGACAACTCTTCGACGAAATGACAGAAATGTTAGAGGTCATGCGCTATCATTCGCTGATCGTCGCTCGAAACGACTTACCGACGGAACTCGTCATCACGGCAGAAACGGAGGACCGGACGATCATGGCGCTCGAGCACAAGACACATCCGACATTCGGCATCCAGTTTCATCCGGAATCCGTCGGAACGCCTCAAGGGCAGCAGATGATTAAACGATTCATTGAATTGACGAAGGAGTGA
- the trpD gene encoding anthranilate phosphoribosyltransferase, with the protein MKETLLKLAEAKHLRYEEMQQAARELFAEDVTDSEIAAFLVALKAKGETAEELAGLASIMREVALDIPVTGDFMDNCGTGGDGSQSFNISTTAAFVLAGAGMKVAKHGNRSVSSKTGSADVLEALGVSLDATPEHLVEQLETNGIAFLFAQRMHPRVKQIMKVRRDLRIPTIFNLIGPLTNPVPLKTQLLGIYREDMLETMALTLHRLGRKRAIVLHGANGMDEASLAGTNQLVLLDEGELIRFSLHPEEVGLKTAPLEAIRGGSAQENAAILLQVLSGENGAYRDTVLLNAGIALFAANRVKTIEEGIALATDSIDSGRAMERLNQLRQMTREEAIG; encoded by the coding sequence ATGAAAGAGACATTATTGAAATTAGCAGAAGCCAAACATTTACGATATGAAGAGATGCAACAGGCAGCACGCGAACTGTTTGCCGAAGATGTTACTGATAGCGAAATTGCCGCTTTTCTCGTCGCATTGAAAGCAAAAGGGGAGACTGCAGAAGAATTAGCCGGTCTCGCTTCGATCATGCGCGAAGTCGCGCTCGACATTCCAGTCACCGGTGATTTCATGGATAATTGCGGTACAGGAGGCGACGGCTCGCAATCGTTCAACATCAGTACGACAGCCGCTTTCGTTCTAGCCGGTGCCGGCATGAAAGTCGCGAAGCACGGGAACCGGAGTGTCTCAAGTAAGACGGGGAGCGCTGATGTACTTGAAGCACTCGGAGTGTCACTCGATGCAACACCGGAACACTTAGTAGAGCAACTCGAGACGAACGGAATCGCCTTCTTGTTTGCACAACGGATGCATCCGCGCGTCAAGCAAATCATGAAGGTCCGACGTGATTTACGGATTCCGACGATCTTTAACTTGATTGGTCCGTTGACGAATCCGGTCCCGCTCAAGACACAACTATTAGGAATTTACCGGGAGGATATGCTCGAGACGATGGCGTTGACACTGCACCGTCTCGGACGAAAGCGGGCGATCGTCTTGCACGGTGCGAACGGAATGGATGAAGCGTCCCTTGCCGGAACGAACCAACTCGTCTTACTCGACGAAGGCGAACTGATCCGCTTCAGTCTTCATCCGGAAGAAGTCGGACTAAAGACCGCACCGCTTGAAGCGATCCGCGGTGGAAGTGCACAAGAGAATGCGGCGATTTTACTGCAAGTCCTGAGTGGAGAGAATGGTGCTTATCGCGACACCGTTCTACTCAACGCTGGGATCGCTCTCTTTGCAGCAAATCGGGTGAAGACGATCGAAGAAGGAATCGCCTTAGCAACAGATAGCATCGACTCAGGACGAGCGATGGAACGATTGAACCAATTACGACAAATGACACGGGAGGAAGCAATCGGATGA
- the trpC gene encoding indole-3-glycerol phosphate synthase TrpC has product MNILDRIIETKRTEVLQLKLTGVEQISHEALKPSIKQRLSGTDLSVIAEIKRASPSKGAIALDVDVVAQAKQYEASGATVISVLTDETYFKGSMTDLAAVAAAVNIPVLCKDFMIDRIQIDRAKSHGAQLILLIVAALEQETLADLYTYAYAEGLEVLVEVHDEEELRRAEAIGAQIIGINNRNLKKFEVDLQTSIGLLEQQQPDVRYISESGIKTVEEAQRLHAAGADGILVGETLMRADDPQIFIREVSGVRV; this is encoded by the coding sequence ATGAATATCTTAGATCGCATCATCGAAACAAAACGGACGGAAGTCCTGCAATTAAAATTAACTGGCGTCGAACAGATCAGTCATGAAGCATTGAAGCCGTCGATCAAGCAACGACTATCGGGAACAGATTTATCCGTCATCGCGGAAATCAAACGAGCATCTCCATCAAAAGGTGCAATCGCACTCGATGTCGACGTCGTCGCTCAGGCAAAACAATATGAAGCGAGTGGGGCGACTGTCATCTCTGTCTTGACGGATGAGACATATTTTAAAGGATCGATGACCGATTTAGCGGCAGTCGCTGCAGCAGTCAACATTCCTGTCCTCTGTAAGGATTTCATGATTGACCGGATTCAGATTGACCGGGCAAAATCACATGGCGCACAGTTGATTCTCTTGATCGTTGCGGCCCTCGAGCAGGAGACGCTTGCTGACTTGTATACGTATGCTTACGCAGAAGGACTTGAGGTCTTAGTCGAAGTCCATGACGAAGAGGAATTACGCCGGGCAGAGGCGATCGGTGCACAAATCATCGGCATCAATAACCGGAACTTGAAGAAGTTCGAAGTCGATTTACAAACATCGATCGGATTACTAGAACAGCAACAACCGGACGTTCGTTACATTAGTGAGAGTGGCATCAAGACGGTCGAGGAAGCACAGCGATTACATGCTGCCGGTGCAGACGGGATCCTCGTCGGTGAGACATTGATGCGAGCAGACGATCCACAAATCTTCATCCGAGAAGTGAGTGGCGTTCGCGTATGA
- a CDS encoding phosphoribosylanthranilate isomerase, producing MTRIKFCGLRESEHVEAAVRLADYIGFVFAKSKRQVTLEEAARLRRDIPSTVQVVGVFVSPTYQQVIDAVEQVELDLVQIHGIIPDGKLKVPVIQAIPVTDITEVEQQTEYVLVDAPVAGSGETFDWSRDIQAERPLFIAGGLTAENVGEAIKRYHPFAVDVSSGIETDGQKDPIKMQAFADAVKEREA from the coding sequence ATGACACGGATTAAGTTCTGTGGTCTCCGAGAAAGCGAACATGTCGAAGCGGCAGTTCGCTTAGCGGACTACATCGGCTTCGTCTTTGCTAAAAGTAAACGACAAGTCACGCTAGAAGAAGCAGCACGTCTTAGACGCGACATTCCGAGTACGGTCCAGGTCGTCGGGGTCTTCGTCTCCCCGACCTATCAACAGGTGATTGATGCGGTCGAACAGGTCGAACTGGATCTCGTTCAAATTCACGGGATCATCCCGGATGGCAAGCTAAAGGTTCCCGTCATTCAAGCGATTCCCGTGACGGACATCACGGAAGTAGAGCAACAGACGGAGTATGTGCTCGTCGACGCACCGGTTGCTGGAAGTGGCGAGACATTCGACTGGTCACGAGACATTCAAGCTGAACGTCCACTGTTCATTGCCGGTGGCTTGACAGCTGAAAATGTAGGAGAAGCAATCAAACGATATCACCCGTTCGCTGTCGATGTCTCAAGTGGCATCGAAACGGATGGACAGAAAGATCCCATAAAAATGCAGGCATTCGCAGATGCCGTAAAGGAGAGAGAAGCATGA
- the trpB gene encoding tryptophan synthase subunit beta: MSYAQPDTLGQYGKYGGRYIPETLMQAVIELEEAYAIVKEDPTFQARMDELLKEYVGRDTPLYFAEHLTQTIGGAKIYLKREDLNHTGAHKINNTIGQALLAERMGKRKIVAETGAGQHGVATATVCALLDLECVIFMGEEDVRRQELNVFRMELLGATVIPVTQGSRTLKDAVNEALRYWVKHVEDTHYLMGSVLGPHPFPQLVRDFQAVIGKETRRQIIEKEGRLPEAIVACVGGGSNAIGMFHPFIDDTDVKLYGIEAAGSGIDTEKHAATMTKGEVGVLHGSMMYLLQDAHGQVQEAHSISAGLDYPGVGPEHSLLKDIGRVQYEAVTDEQALEALQLLSRKEGIIPALESAHAIAYATQLAAEMDKEEILVICLSGRGDKDVVTVRNALKGEE; encoded by the coding sequence ATGAGTTACGCACAACCGGATACACTCGGACAATACGGTAAATACGGAGGACGCTACATCCCGGAAACATTGATGCAGGCGGTGATTGAACTCGAAGAAGCTTATGCAATAGTAAAAGAGGATCCAACATTTCAAGCGCGGATGGATGAATTGCTAAAAGAATACGTCGGACGTGATACACCACTTTACTTTGCCGAACATTTGACGCAAACGATTGGTGGCGCAAAGATCTATTTGAAACGAGAAGACTTGAACCATACCGGTGCCCATAAAATCAACAATACGATCGGTCAAGCGTTACTGGCTGAACGGATGGGGAAACGAAAAATCGTTGCTGAGACAGGTGCAGGACAACACGGTGTCGCGACAGCGACGGTCTGTGCCTTGCTCGATCTCGAATGTGTCATCTTCATGGGCGAAGAGGACGTCCGTCGTCAAGAGTTGAACGTCTTCCGGATGGAGTTACTTGGAGCAACTGTCATCCCGGTCACACAAGGGAGTCGAACACTCAAAGATGCCGTCAATGAAGCACTCCGTTACTGGGTCAAACATGTCGAAGACACGCACTACTTGATGGGTTCTGTTCTCGGACCACACCCATTCCCGCAACTCGTTCGTGATTTCCAAGCGGTCATCGGAAAAGAGACGCGACGCCAAATCATCGAAAAAGAAGGACGTCTGCCGGAGGCGATCGTCGCTTGTGTTGGCGGTGGTAGTAATGCGATCGGCATGTTCCATCCGTTCATCGATGATACAGATGTAAAATTATACGGAATCGAAGCGGCGGGCAGCGGAATCGACACAGAGAAACACGCAGCGACGATGACAAAAGGAGAGGTTGGTGTCTTGCACGGATCGATGATGTATCTCTTACAGGATGCACACGGTCAAGTACAAGAAGCGCACTCGATCTCAGCAGGACTTGACTATCCGGGCGTCGGACCCGAGCATAGTTTGCTCAAAGATATCGGTCGTGTTCAGTATGAAGCGGTGACCGACGAACAAGCACTCGAAGCACTACAGCTGTTGAGCCGCAAGGAGGGAATCATCCCGGCACTCGAGTCGGCACACGCGATTGCCTATGCGACTCAACTCGCTGCAGAGATGGACAAGGAAGAGATTCTCGTTATCTGCTTATCAGGACGTGGCGACAAAGATGTCGTTACTGTCAGAAACGCACTAAAGGGGGAAGAATGA
- the trpA gene encoding tryptophan synthase subunit alpha, translating to MRLETAIRNVTSKGEKAFIPYVMGGDGGIDRLPEILAFLAESGATAIEVGVPFSDPVADGPVIQEAGLRALEANVGLKDVLEVVRVARQTVDVPIVLMTYLNPIFRYGLTAFLATCREVGVDGLIIPDLPLEQSEQFFEREDKSDIALVQLVSLTSPMERIQKIADKSEGFLYAVTVNGTTGGQTTFDTALEEHLANVAAHSPVPVLAGFGISTPEHVKQLSRPVAGVIVGSKIVDLLHQNDRETIQQLMAARLAATPSH from the coding sequence ATGCGATTAGAAACAGCGATTCGTAACGTTACAAGTAAGGGCGAAAAAGCCTTCATCCCGTACGTCATGGGGGGAGATGGAGGGATTGATCGCCTTCCGGAAATCTTAGCGTTTCTCGCTGAATCCGGAGCGACAGCGATTGAAGTCGGCGTTCCGTTTTCGGATCCCGTTGCTGACGGTCCAGTCATTCAAGAAGCGGGACTCCGGGCGCTAGAAGCGAACGTCGGACTGAAGGATGTTCTTGAGGTGGTTCGCGTTGCCCGTCAGACCGTCGATGTTCCAATCGTCTTGATGACGTACTTAAACCCGATTTTCCGTTATGGATTAACAGCGTTTTTAGCGACATGTCGCGAAGTCGGGGTTGACGGATTGATCATTCCTGATTTACCACTTGAACAGAGTGAACAGTTCTTCGAACGAGAGGACAAGTCGGATATCGCGCTCGTTCAACTCGTCTCCTTGACGAGTCCAATGGAACGGATTCAAAAGATTGCCGATAAAAGCGAAGGGTTCCTTTATGCCGTTACGGTCAATGGGACGACTGGCGGACAGACGACGTTTGATACGGCGCTTGAAGAACATTTAGCAAATGTCGCAGCCCATAGCCCGGTACCGGTACTTGCCGGGTTCGGAATCAGTACACCGGAACACGTCAAACAGTTGAGTCGACCAGTCGCGGGTGTCATCGTCGGCAGTAAGATCGTCGACTTACTCCATCAAAACGATCGAGAAACGATTCAACAGTTGATGGCAGCACGGCTTGCGGCAACGCCGTCACATTAA
- a CDS encoding GNAT family N-acetyltransferase encodes MIRTSCTSDLPALLTLTAETFAHHKRLSPHFHPDVTTPYTLESLSQMIEAEQHLCLTVLDGETLIGYLFGKWTAPAPDRFTPVRILNITDVGVTFSHRSSGIGRQLMQVAEELALEQKVDAVRLNVWTVNDRAATFYEELGFEPLYTNLQKSLVQK; translated from the coding sequence ATGATCCGCACTAGCTGTACTTCAGACCTCCCTGCCCTGCTTACACTGACGGCAGAGACATTCGCGCATCACAAGCGGTTGTCGCCTCACTTTCACCCAGATGTAACGACACCATACACGCTAGAGTCTTTAAGTCAGATGATAGAAGCAGAACAACACCTCTGTCTGACAGTGCTCGATGGAGAAACACTCATTGGTTACTTGTTTGGCAAGTGGACGGCACCGGCACCCGACCGGTTTACGCCTGTCCGAATCTTGAACATCACTGACGTCGGTGTCACCTTTTCCCATCGTTCATCAGGAATCGGTCGCCAGTTGATGCAGGTGGCAGAAGAACTCGCACTCGAGCAAAAGGTGGATGCTGTTCGCTTGAATGTCTGGACCGTCAACGACCGGGCCGCAACGTTTTATGAAGAACTCGGATTCGAACCGCTGTATACGAACTTGCAGAAGTCACTCGTTCAAAAGTGA
- a CDS encoding penicillin-binding transpeptidase domain-containing protein, whose amino-acid sequence MKRTIPLILSASFGVTLLAGCQDQPTPEERLDAYIKLWEKQDYDKMYTYASTATKKEYGKKEFIERTKQLSKSLDIQKLSVERKKAEEATDDEKASLPVQISFDTVAGTVAYDKQVPLTFEKQGKTENWFIDWDSSFVLKDFKKDDKVQLQTVEGKRGDLLDSNEKPLATSGKGFAVGATAGQLKDIEKVAELLDRPTSSVEDSLKASWVKDGQFVPLKTMTDEAMVEKLRDIPGISVQETEVRTYPLGKATSHLIGYIGSATADEIKQSKNQIQAGEQVGKRGLEQVLDERLRGKAGATITLQKKDGSNVTVAETKPTDGEDIALTIDATLQKKTYETMQDDPGTASAIDPRTGETRVLLSSPGFDPSEFMSGISQARLDELTQDPDQPLLNRFTSAFAPGSTQKPLTAAVGLKSETLDPEKAYTINGLKNKIDGFNVTRIHETPAPVNLHNALVYSDNIYFARSTLEQVGTKAFTSGLEALGYGEKLPFTYPLRASQISNDGTISSDGQLMDTSYGQGQMLTNILHLASMYEIFLTDGTIYRPTLLQEEKTKQVFKKDLLDADDAKMIRDDLYDVVHNGYTLPADIKEVDVAGKTGTAELKKAGETDGKENGFFVGYDNDKKDLLVAIMIESVEKEDRGSPYVSGLVAEVLKQNR is encoded by the coding sequence ATGAAACGAACCATTCCCTTGATTCTATCGGCATCTTTCGGAGTGACTCTGCTTGCCGGTTGCCAAGATCAACCGACACCTGAAGAACGTCTTGATGCCTATATCAAACTTTGGGAGAAACAAGACTACGATAAAATGTATACGTACGCGAGTACAGCTACTAAAAAAGAATACGGTAAAAAAGAATTCATCGAGCGAACGAAACAATTGTCGAAATCACTTGATATTCAAAAGTTATCCGTCGAACGAAAGAAAGCGGAAGAAGCAACGGATGACGAAAAAGCGTCCCTTCCCGTGCAGATTTCCTTTGATACGGTTGCAGGAACCGTTGCCTACGATAAACAAGTTCCACTGACATTTGAGAAACAAGGTAAGACCGAAAACTGGTTCATTGACTGGGACTCTTCGTTCGTTCTAAAGGATTTTAAAAAGGATGACAAAGTCCAGCTTCAAACCGTTGAAGGCAAACGTGGTGATTTACTCGATTCGAATGAGAAACCGCTCGCAACCTCTGGAAAAGGATTTGCTGTCGGCGCGACAGCCGGACAATTAAAAGACATCGAGAAAGTTGCCGAATTGCTCGACCGCCCGACCTCTTCAGTCGAAGATTCCTTAAAGGCAAGTTGGGTCAAAGATGGACAGTTCGTTCCGCTCAAAACGATGACCGACGAAGCAATGGTTGAAAAATTGCGTGACATTCCTGGAATCAGTGTCCAAGAAACGGAAGTCCGAACGTATCCACTTGGTAAAGCAACCTCTCATTTGATTGGATATATCGGTTCAGCGACAGCAGACGAGATTAAACAATCAAAAAATCAAATCCAAGCTGGCGAGCAAGTCGGGAAACGTGGACTTGAACAAGTACTCGATGAGCGCTTACGTGGTAAAGCCGGTGCGACAATCACTTTACAGAAAAAAGACGGCTCAAACGTTACTGTTGCCGAAACGAAACCGACGGATGGCGAAGATATTGCGTTGACAATTGATGCCACTCTTCAAAAAAAGACTTATGAAACGATGCAGGATGATCCCGGAACAGCATCAGCGATTGATCCGCGGACCGGCGAGACCCGTGTCTTACTCAGCTCTCCTGGCTTTGACCCTTCTGAATTCATGTCAGGAATCTCACAAGCACGACTCGATGAACTGACGCAGGACCCGGACCAGCCATTATTGAACCGATTCACAAGTGCCTTCGCACCCGGTTCGACTCAAAAACCATTGACGGCTGCTGTCGGATTAAAGAGCGAAACGCTCGACCCGGAAAAAGCCTACACAATCAATGGGCTGAAAAATAAGATCGATGGTTTTAACGTCACCCGCATTCATGAGACACCGGCCCCGGTCAATCTGCATAATGCGCTCGTCTATTCCGACAACATCTATTTCGCCCGTTCGACACTCGAACAAGTCGGAACGAAAGCATTTACGTCTGGTCTTGAAGCGCTCGGATACGGTGAAAAGCTACCGTTCACGTATCCATTACGTGCCTCACAGATCTCAAACGACGGCACGATTTCTTCTGATGGACAGCTGATGGACACGTCTTACGGACAAGGTCAGATGTTGACGAATATTCTACACTTAGCATCGATGTATGAAATTTTCCTGACGGATGGAACAATCTATCGTCCGACACTCTTACAAGAGGAAAAAACGAAGCAAGTCTTTAAGAAGGATTTACTCGACGCAGACGACGCGAAGATGATCCGCGATGATTTGTATGATGTCGTTCATAACGGTTATACGCTTCCGGCTGATATCAAAGAAGTCGATGTTGCCGGTAAGACAGGTACGGCAGAATTGAAAAAGGCAGGCGAAACCGACGGCAAAGAGAATGGCTTCTTCGTTGGATACGACAACGACAAAAAAGATCTTCTCGTTGCCATCATGATCGAGTCAGTCGAAAAAGAAGATCGTGGCAGTCCGTACGTGTCGGGACTTGTCGCCGAAGTACTCAAACAAAATCGATGA